The nucleotide window TTTATGGAAGGAAGAGAAGTAGCCTGATCTCTTTTTTTTCTAATTTTCTCAAAGAGTTGTTTTAAAGTGTCTTCGTTACTCTTCGTGAACTCGAAAGGTGAACTTGTGAAAGGTTCGAAATGCACCGGCAGATCGTCGAGCCTGTAGAAGGTTCCGTCACACTCCATAGCATCAATGACTCCAGGAAGTACGACATCCGAAGCAGACACTGTCGGACAGGGAGCAATGTCCATGCAGACCATTGGAATTTTGGCAAGGTAAGCCGCACAATCTGCAGGGATATGGGATACAAGATCAGCACACATAACAAAGGCTACATCTACGTCCTTTTCTCTAAGTACGTCCACGGTCGTGAATTCTCCTGGGTTATAACGTGGGTGTCCACGCATAAAGTCAAGCCCGAAGGGGTAGCCGTACATGTAGGTAGCTACCTGGTTAAAGCCTGCAACGTTGCAGTGACCTCGAATAGCTCCAAGGGTGAACTTGGCGTAGTTATTCAGTTCCTTTACGAGATTCATGGCAATTTCGGAGTTCCTGTACTTCCCCATTGAAGAAGCGAGTCCGAGCCCCACTATAATAGCTCCGAAATTGCAGCTCTTCATCATATCGAGCATCTCTTCCATAACAGGAATGGGAACTCCTGTAATCTCTTCTACTGAGTGATGTGGTGTTTTTCCATGAAGTAAGGTTAGAAGTGCACTTATCAGTTCAAAGTCCGAACCAGGTTTTAGTTGAACATGCAGGTCGGAAGCTTGAGTTGTAGGGGTTTTTCTAGGGTCTACAGTGATAACTGTCCTGTCAAAACGTCCGCGTTTTGTCCAGTAACCTCTCGGGAAAACAGCATATCTTGACATCTGTCTTGGCATGGATTCAAGAGGGTTTGTTCCCCAGTAGATTATAAGGTCCCCCCTGTTCTTTTTCTGCCCTTCGGTTGCACCGACTTTCCCAGCTTCCTGGATTCCCATAGCTGTCGGCCCGTGACAGACAGTAGCATTGGAGTCAACAATTGCACCAAGGTATTCCCCTATCTTGAGCCCTATTTCATGCGCTTCGCAGGAAGTCTCACTGCCCATGAAAAGCAGGGGACGCTTTGCCGAAACAAGGATATCGGCAGCTTTCTCAAGAGCTTCATCCCAGGCAGTAGGGGTCAGTTTTCCCTCAACTTTTATAAGAGGCTGCCTGAGTCTGTGGGAACTTACAATTTCCTGGAATTTGGCATTTCCCATCTTACATGCATTCTTTGCTTCAATTTTTCCGTCTCCGAACTCAACCTGGATGTCATCACAGGCTGCCCCACAGACCGGACAGATTATGTTTTTGTGAATCATACTCACTCCCCTCCGATATAAACTTTCAATACTACATCTTCTGCACTAAGAACCTCTTCATCAGTGGGCTCAATTGTTACTGGAGCACCCTTATAGAGAGGTGAACCCGTAGAATGGGTGTCGGGATCGATAATAACATTTGACCAGATGGCCCTTAGCATAAACACCTGCCCTGGCTGGACTGCATCCGTACATTTCGTATAAACTACAATTGAATGCTTTCCATTCTCGCTTGTTACTTTTACTTTAGAAGGAGAGCAGAGCGACACAAAATCCAAAGGCGAAATCCAGCACGATGCACACTCCATGGTGTACTCATCCGTGAACTTGTTACCCCCTTTGGCAAGCTTGCCTTCATTAATCGTACTTCCTGTAAGGAGTATTACTTCCATGCTTCTCACCTCAAAGTTCAGGGTTTATGTCTGCAATTACGTAAAGCGCTCCTTTTGCCCGCTTGCTAATTGCATAGTCTCCTATGAATTTCTTGAATTCGCCTATTAGCTCAGTCTCACCGGATTTGACACTATTTTCCATAGACACAAATTCAAAACCAGGGGAGAAACGCTCAATTTTACCCCCTATGACTATGGTGCCTCCTGCCATTTCGGCGCCTACTCCACGAAGAGCGTTTCCTTTTACGAAGATTAGCCCTCCGTTCTGGCGGATTCCGCAGAAGCTTTCAACATTGCCTTCTACAAGAATTTCGCCTCCATCCATGCCGCCTCCTAGCTGGTGGCGTGCCGAGCCTTCTATAAGGATCCGTCCACCTTTCATGCCGTGCCATTTTCCTCTGTAAGCACAGCCCACGTGGTCTCCGGCATTGCCTTTAATATGCAGGAGTCCGCCTGTCATTTCCATACCTGCCCAGGAATCCGCATCTCCGTAAACGACGATTTCTCCTCCTTTCATCCCTGTGCCTACGTGCATTCCAGCAGAACCCTCAATTTCGATTTTTCCTGCGCTCATGCCTTCACCAATCCTTTTGACTCTCATTGCGTCACCTTTTATGCGGATGAAGGTCTCAGCTGCAGAACTACCTGCGTTGCCTGTCACTTCAAAAAACTCAGAGAGAGGATAAGTCCTTGGCCCCTGCCAGACTTCCAGGTTTCCGATTTCTTCGGAGTTTTTACCTGCAAAGGAATCAGGAGTTATAACATCTGCTTCCAGTTTTATGTCAATCTCTTTTTTAGGAACAAGCGTTACTTCTTCCGTTTCTCCGGTAATTTTGCCGGTAAATGATTCAGGTTTTGTAAATGATTTAGGTTTTGTAACTTCTTCGAGATTACTCTCTGTCTCTTTTTTATGAGTAAGGACTCCCTCTGTCATGCTTTCACCTCTCACCGTTAACCT belongs to Methanosarcina barkeri 3 and includes:
- a CDS encoding formylmethanofuran dehydrogenase subunit B, with translation MIHKNIICPVCGAACDDIQVEFGDGKIEAKNACKMGNAKFQEIVSSHRLRQPLIKVEGKLTPTAWDEALEKAADILVSAKRPLLFMGSETSCEAHEIGLKIGEYLGAIVDSNATVCHGPTAMGIQEAGKVGATEGQKKNRGDLIIYWGTNPLESMPRQMSRYAVFPRGYWTKRGRFDRTVITVDPRKTPTTQASDLHVQLKPGSDFELISALLTLLHGKTPHHSVEEITGVPIPVMEEMLDMMKSCNFGAIIVGLGLASSMGKYRNSEIAMNLVKELNNYAKFTLGAIRGHCNVAGFNQVATYMYGYPFGLDFMRGHPRYNPGEFTTVDVLREKDVDVAFVMCADLVSHIPADCAAYLAKIPMVCMDIAPCPTVSASDVVLPGVIDAMECDGTFYRLDDLPVHFEPFTSSPFEFTKSNEDTLKQLFEKIRKKRDQATSLPSINKEEKLI
- a CDS encoding molybdopterin dinucleotide binding domain-containing protein, with the protein product MEVILLTGSTINEGKLAKGGNKFTDEYTMECASCWISPLDFVSLCSPSKVKVTSENGKHSIVVYTKCTDAVQPGQVFMLRAIWSNVIIDPDTHSTGSPLYKGAPVTIEPTDEEVLSAEDVVLKVYIGGE
- a CDS encoding formylmethanofuran dehydrogenase subunit C — encoded protein: MTEGVLTHKKETESNLEEVTKPKSFTKPESFTGKITGETEEVTLVPKKEIDIKLEADVITPDSFAGKNSEEIGNLEVWQGPRTYPLSEFFEVTGNAGSSAAETFIRIKGDAMRVKRIGEGMSAGKIEIEGSAGMHVGTGMKGGEIVVYGDADSWAGMEMTGGLLHIKGNAGDHVGCAYRGKWHGMKGGRILIEGSARHQLGGGMDGGEILVEGNVESFCGIRQNGGLIFVKGNALRGVGAEMAGGTIVIGGKIERFSPGFEFVSMENSVKSGETELIGEFKKFIGDYAISKRAKGALYVIADINPEL